The Immundisolibacter cernigliae genome has a window encoding:
- the pilW gene encoding type IV pilus biogenesis/stability protein PilW has product MIAALVLAGCATTRDPALRDASGGELAIDMDTCSRVASDPERKLSKNERLSELRMALGAGYLQEGALDVALQELEQSLQLNPRNASAHAAMALLQLRLGKPQVAEEHYRRALALSPSDPEIRNNYGVYLCGQGKAREADAQFRCAIANPLYQTPALAYTNAAECALRHGDGERAQIDLATAVQLDPGFATASLMLADLQFKKGDARTARAHLARYVRSAGQTPAGLALGIQVETALGDLDRAASYRMLLKNRFPDSREAQELH; this is encoded by the coding sequence ATGATCGCCGCCCTGGTCCTGGCCGGTTGCGCCACCACGCGCGATCCGGCGCTGCGGGACGCGTCCGGCGGTGAACTGGCAATCGACATGGACACCTGCAGCCGTGTCGCCAGCGATCCGGAGCGCAAGCTGAGCAAGAACGAGCGCCTGTCCGAGCTGCGCATGGCGCTGGGCGCAGGTTACCTGCAGGAGGGGGCGCTCGATGTGGCGCTGCAGGAGCTCGAGCAGAGCCTGCAGCTGAACCCGCGCAACGCCAGCGCGCATGCCGCCATGGCCCTGCTGCAGCTGCGGCTGGGCAAGCCGCAGGTGGCCGAGGAGCATTACCGGCGCGCGCTGGCCCTGTCGCCGAGTGACCCCGAAATCCGCAACAACTACGGGGTATACCTGTGCGGTCAGGGCAAGGCGCGCGAAGCGGACGCGCAGTTTCGCTGCGCCATTGCGAACCCGCTTTACCAGACGCCGGCCCTGGCCTATACCAACGCCGCCGAGTGCGCGCTGCGCCACGGCGACGGTGAACGTGCCCAGATCGACCTGGCGACCGCCGTGCAGCTGGACCCGGGCTTTGCCACGGCCAGCCTGATGCTGGCTGACCTGCAGTTCAAGAAAGGCGACGCCCGCACCGCCCGTGCGCATCTGGCCCGCTATGTCCGCAGCGCCGGTCAGACGCCGGCCGGGTTGGCGCTGGGGATCCAGGTGGAAACGGCTCTTGGCGACCTGGACCGGGCCGCCAGCTACCGCATGCTGCTCAAGAACCGTTTCCCCGATTCGCGCGAAGCGCAAGAGCTGCATTGA
- the rlmN gene encoding 23S rRNA (adenine(2503)-C(2))-methyltransferase RlmN encodes MDATCTKTNLLDLDRPGLAGLLTQLGEKPFRADQLLQWLHARGCDDFAAMTNLSKALRERLAQEAEIRVPEVTADQQAADGTRKWLLRLPGGSAIETVYIPETRRGTLCVSSQVGCQLNCSFCQTAQQGFNRNLSVGEILGQMWTASRLLPPHAVREKPITNVVFMGMGEPLLNFDNVVAAIRVLLDDLAYGLSKRRVTVSTAGVVPMIDRLREECPVALAVSLHAPDDALRDELVPLNRRYPIAELLDACRRYVAGDDRRRVTFEYTLLAGVNDHPAQARALAKLLARVPAKVNLIPYNPVAGLPYETSPPEAVAKFRDEVLRHGLVATVRKTRGDGIDGACGQLAGKVLPRQRRSTHVPVVV; translated from the coding sequence TTGGACGCGACCTGCACCAAAACCAACCTGCTGGACCTGGATCGACCGGGTCTGGCCGGTTTGCTGACGCAGCTGGGTGAGAAGCCGTTTCGGGCCGATCAGTTGCTGCAGTGGCTGCATGCGCGCGGCTGCGACGATTTCGCGGCCATGACCAACTTGAGCAAGGCGCTGCGCGAACGGCTGGCGCAGGAAGCCGAAATTCGGGTGCCTGAAGTCACTGCCGACCAGCAGGCGGCGGACGGTACCCGCAAATGGCTGCTGCGCCTGCCCGGCGGCAGTGCCATCGAGACGGTGTACATCCCCGAGACGCGCCGCGGCACGCTGTGCGTGTCCTCGCAGGTCGGCTGCCAGCTCAATTGCAGCTTTTGCCAGACCGCCCAGCAGGGTTTCAACCGCAACCTGAGTGTCGGAGAAATCCTGGGCCAGATGTGGACTGCCAGCCGGCTGCTGCCGCCGCACGCCGTGCGTGAGAAACCCATCACCAACGTCGTGTTCATGGGCATGGGCGAGCCGCTGCTGAACTTCGACAACGTGGTGGCGGCCATCCGCGTGCTGCTGGACGATCTGGCCTACGGCCTGTCCAAACGGCGCGTGACGGTCAGCACCGCCGGCGTGGTCCCGATGATCGACCGCCTGCGCGAGGAATGCCCGGTGGCGCTGGCGGTGTCGCTGCATGCGCCGGACGACGCGCTGCGCGACGAACTGGTGCCGCTGAACCGGCGCTACCCGATCGCCGAACTGCTGGACGCCTGCCGCCGTTACGTGGCCGGCGACGATCGCCGCCGCGTCACCTTCGAGTACACGCTGCTGGCCGGCGTCAATGACCACCCGGCGCAGGCCAGGGCATTGGCCAAGCTGCTCGCGCGCGTGCCGGCCAAGGTCAACCTGATTCCGTACAACCCGGTCGCCGGGCTGCCCTACGAGACCTCGCCCCCGGAGGCGGTCGCGAAATTCCGCGACGAGGTGCTGCGTCACGGCCTGGTCGCCACGGTCCGCAAGACCCGCGGCGATGGCATCGACGGCGCCTGCGGCCAGCTTGCGGGCAAGGTGTTGCCGCGCCAGCGGCGCAGCACGCACGTGCCTGTGGTGGTCTGA
- a CDS encoding RodZ domain-containing protein gives MEVEHDTAPAAAASIGEQLRQARLGRGWSTAEAANRLRLRAALIEALEAGDYAPFGAATYARGQLRNYAILLGLDEQALLRGFRPAPADGHTKTLRRAPELHPGRPRLVRVGGLLVVVASAVLAAIWAGAGREPPAVDGEPAPVQADSSFVPADPPRDDALPQSPPPVEASADSPGAPGDQIVVTEAQPTVGNEPAPAPGAGPQLAADAADAAGQSEAELRLRSRAVSWVEVTDHAGRRLVYELVSPGPERTVRGQPPLRVLLGNAPAVDVFYNDEPVTLPAGQHVVRMTLGTQPPQAAHASSGTPPSGAAPPATTP, from the coding sequence GTGGAAGTGGAGCATGACACGGCGCCGGCGGCTGCCGCTTCGATCGGCGAGCAGCTGCGCCAGGCTCGCCTCGGGCGCGGTTGGTCGACGGCGGAAGCCGCCAACCGGCTGCGTCTGCGCGCGGCATTGATCGAGGCCCTGGAAGCCGGCGACTACGCACCGTTTGGAGCTGCCACCTACGCCCGCGGGCAGCTGCGCAACTACGCGATCCTGCTGGGACTGGACGAGCAGGCCCTGTTGCGCGGTTTCCGGCCGGCGCCAGCCGATGGGCACACGAAGACCCTGCGCCGCGCGCCCGAACTGCACCCCGGACGCCCCCGGCTGGTGCGCGTGGGTGGGCTGCTGGTCGTGGTGGCATCCGCGGTGTTGGCAGCCATCTGGGCCGGTGCCGGACGCGAGCCGCCCGCCGTGGATGGCGAACCCGCGCCCGTGCAGGCCGATTCGAGTTTTGTGCCTGCCGACCCGCCGCGGGACGATGCGCTGCCGCAAAGCCCACCGCCGGTGGAGGCGAGTGCCGATTCTCCAGGCGCGCCGGGAGACCAGATCGTTGTCACTGAGGCGCAGCCGACTGTGGGGAACGAACCTGCACCGGCACCGGGGGCCGGCCCGCAGCTGGCCGCGGACGCTGCTGACGCTGCCGGCCAGAGCGAGGCGGAACTGCGCCTGCGCAGCCGGGCCGTCAGCTGGGTGGAAGTCACCGACCACGCCGGCCGGCGCCTCGTTTACGAACTGGTCAGCCCGGGTCCGGAACGCACCGTGCGTGGACAGCCGCCGCTGCGGGTGTTGCTCGGCAACGCGCCGGCGGTCGACGTTTTCTACAATGACGAGCCGGTCACGTTGCCGGCCGGCCAGCATGTGGTGCGCATGACGCTGGGCACCCAGCCGCCGCAGGCGGCGCACGCATCCTCCGGCACACCGCCGTCCGGCGCTGCGCCGCCCGCCACGACTCCCTGA